One genomic segment of Brassica napus cultivar Da-Ae chromosome A3, Da-Ae, whole genome shotgun sequence includes these proteins:
- the LOC106423367 gene encoding cellulose synthase A catalytic subunit 1 [UDP-forming]-like (The RefSeq protein has 1 substitution compared to this genomic sequence): MEASAGLVAGSYRRNELVRIRHESDGGSKAMKNMDPHTCQICGDNAGLTETGDLFVACNECAFPVCRPCYEYERKDGTQCCPQCKTRYRRLRGSPRVEGDEDEDDVDDIENEFNYAQGANKGRRQQRHGEEFSSSSRHESQPIPLLTHGHTVSGEIRTPDTQSVRTTSGPLGPGDRNAISSPYIDPRQPVPVRIVDPSKDLNSYGLGNVDWKERVEGWKLKQEKNMVQMTGKYHEGKGGEIEGTGSNGEELQMADDSRLPMSRIVPIPPSHLTPYRVVIILRLIILGFFLQYRTTHPVKDAYPLWLTSVICEIWFAFSWLLDQFPKWYPINRETYLDRLAIRYDRDGEPSQLTPVDVFVSTVDPLKEPPLVTANTVLSILAVDYPVDKVACYVSDDGAAMLTFESLSETAEFAKKWVPFCKKFSIEPRAPEFYFAQKIDYLKDKIQPSFVKERRAMKREYEEFKVRINALVAKAQKIPEEGWTMQDGTPWPGNNTRDHPGMIQVFLGHSGGLDTDGNELPRLIYVSREKRPGFQHHKKAGAMNALIRVSAVLTNGAYLLNVDCDHYFNNSKAIKEAMCFLMDPAYGKKCCYVQFPQRFDGIDLHDRYANRNIVFFDINLKGLDGIQGPVYVGTGCCFNRQALYGYDPVLTEEDLEPNIIVKSCCGSRKKGKKSKKYNYDQQRRGINRSDSNAPLFNMDDIEEGFEGYDDERSILMSQKSVEKRFGQSPVFIAATFMEQGGIPPTTNPATLLKEAIHVISCGYGDKTEWGKEIGWIYGSVTEDILTGFKMHARGWMSIYCNPPRPAFKGSAPINLSDRLNQVLRWALGSIEILLSRHCPIWYGYTGRLRLLERLAYINTIVYPITALPLIAYCILPAFCLITDKFIIPEISNYASIWFILLFISIAVTGVLELRWSGVSIEDWWRNEQFWVIGGTSAHLFAVFQGLLKVLAGIDTNFTVTSKASDEDGDFAELYIFKWTALLIPPTTVLVVNLIGIVAGVSYAVNSGYQSWGPLFGKLFFALWVIAHLYPFLKGLMGRQNRTPTIVIVWSVLLASIFSLLWVRINPFVSVTPEANPTAVPGGVF; encoded by the exons ATGGAGGCCAGTGCCGGCTTGGTCGCTGGTTCCTACCGGAGAAACGAGCTCGTTCGGATCCGTCACGAATCCGACGGCGGG TCCAAAGCTATGAAGAATATGGATCCACATACATGTCAGATCTGTGGTGATAACGCTGGGCTCACTGAAACTGGAGATCTTTTTGTGGCTTGCAATGAATGTGCCTTCCCTGTCTGCCGTCCTTGCTATGAGTACGAGAGGAAAGATGGAACTCAGTGTTGCCCTCAATGCAAGACTAGATACAGACGTCTCAGGG GGAGTCCTCGTGTTGAAGgggatgaagatgaggatgatgtTGATGATATTGAGAACGAGTTTAATTACGCTCAAGGAGCTAACAAGGGAAGACGCCAACAACGTCATGGTGAAGAGttctcttcctcttctagaCATGAATCTCAACCAATTCCTCTTCTCACTCATGGCCACACG GTTTCAGGGGAAATTCGCACGCCTGACACACAATCTGTGCGTACTACATCAGGTCCTTTAGGGCCTGGTGACAGGAATGCCATTTCATCTCCATATATTGACCCACGCCAACCTg TACCTGTGAGAATCGTAGACCCTTCGAAAGATTTGAACTCTTATGGGCTTGGCAATGTTGACTGGAAAGAAAGGGTTGAAGGCTGGAAGCTGAAGCAGGAGAAGAATATGGTACAGATGACTGGTAAATACCACGAAGGGAAAGGTGGAGAAATTGAAGGCACTGGTTCCAACGGCGAAGAACTCCAAAT GGCTGATGATTCGAGGCTGCCTATGAGCCGTATTGTGCCTATCCCGCCTTCTCATCTCACACCTTACCGGGTTGTGATTATTCTCCGGCTTATCATCTTGGGATTCTTCTTGCAATATCGTACAACTCACCCTGTGAAAGATGCTTATCCATTGTGGTTGACCTCAGTTATTTGTGAGATCTGGTTTGCATTTTCTTGGCTTCTCGATCAGTTTCCCAAATGGTACCCTATTAACCGAGAGACTTATCTTGACCGTCTCGCTATAAG ATATGATCGAGACGGTGAACCATCGCAGCTTACTCCTGTTGACGTGTTTGTTAGTACAGTGGACCCACTGAAAGAGCCTCCTCTTGTAACAGCAAACACAGTTCTCTCGATTCTTGCTGTGGACTACCCGGTAGACAAAGTAGCCTGTTATGTTTCAGACGATGGTGCAGCTATGCTGACGTTCGAATCTCTTTCTGAAACTGCCGAGTTCGCAAAGAAATGGGTGCCATTTTGCAAGAAGTTTAGCATTGAACCCAGAGCCCCTGAGTTCTATTTTGCACAGAAGATAGATTACTTGAAGGACAAGATCCagccttcttttgttaaagaaCGACGAGCTATGAAG AGAGAGTATGAAGAGTTTAAGGTGAGGATCAATGCACTTGTTGCTAAAGCACAGAAGATCCCTGAAGAAGGATGGACGATGCAGGATGGTACTCCCTGGCCTGGTAACAACACTAGAGATCATCCTGGAATGATTCAG gTGTTCTTAGGCCACAGTGGAGGTCTAGATACTGATGGAAATGAGCTGCCTAGGCTCATCTATGTTTCTCGTGAAAAGCGGCCTGGATTTCAACACCACAAGAAGGCTGGAGCTATGAATGCATTG ATCCGTGTTTCTGCTGTTCTGACCAATGGAGCTTATCTATTGAACGTGGATTGTGATCATtacttcaacaacagcaaagcTATTAAAGAAGCCATGTGTTTCCTGATGGACCCTGCTTATGGAAAAAAATGCTGCTACGTCCAGTTCCCTCAGCGTTTTGATGGTATTGACTTGCACGATCGTTACGCCAACAGGAATATAGTCTTCTTCGAT ATTAACTTGAAGGGGTTAGATGGAATCCAGGGTCCAGTATATGTGGGTACTGGTTGCTGTTTCAATAGGCAAGCTCTATATGGGTATGATCCTGTTTTGACTGAGGAAGATCTGGAACCAAATATTATTGTCAAGAGCTGTTGTGGCTCAAGgaagaaaggaaagaaaagCAAGAAGTATAACTATGATCAACAGAGGAGAGGCATCAACAGAAGTGACTCCAATGCTCCACTTTTCAACATGGACGACATAGAAGAGGGTTTTGAAG GTTATGATGATGAGAGGTCTATTCTAATGTCCCAGAAGAGTGTAGAGAAGCGTTTTGGTCAGTCCCCAGTGTTTATTGCGGCTACCTTCATGGAACAAGGTGGCATTCCACCAACGACCAATCCAGCTACTCTTCTCAAGGAGGCTATTCATGTTATAAGCTGTGGCTACGAGGACAAGACTGAATGGGGAAAAGAG attGGTTGGATCTATGGTTCTGTGACAGAAGATATTCTTACTGGGTTCAAGATGCATGCCCGGGGTTGGATGTCCATCTACTGCAATCCTCCACGACCTGCGTTCAAGGGATCTGCACCAATCAATCTTTCTGATCGTTTGAACCAAGTTCTTCGATGGGCGTTGGGATCTATTGAGATTCTCCTGAGTAGACATTGCCCTATCTGGTATGGCTATACAGGAAGGTTGAGACTCTTGGAGAGACTCGCTTACATCAACACCATTGTCTACCCTATTACAGCTCTCCCACTCATCGCCTACTGTATCCTTCCTGCTTTTTGCCTCATCACTGACAAGTTCATCATACCAGAG ATAAGCAACTACGCGAGTATCTGGTttattcttctcttcatctCAATCGCTGTGACTGGAGTTCTAGAGCTGAGATGGAGCGGCGTGAGCATTGAGGACTGGTGGAGGAACGAGCAGTTCTGGGTCATCGGTGGAACATCTGCTCATCTTTTCGCAGTCTTCCAAGGTCTACTCAAGGTTCTTGCGGGTATAGACACTAACTTCACTGTCACATCCAAAGCCTCGGACGAAGATGGGGATTTCGCGGAGCTTTACATCTTCAAATGGACAGCTCTTCTCATTCCACCGACCACAGTGCTAGTTGTGAACCTCATAGGCATTGTGGCTGGTGTCTCTTACGCTGTGAACAGTGGGTACCAGTCATGGGGACCGCTCTTTGGGAAGCTTTTCTTCGCCTTGTGGGTCATTGCCCATCTCTACCCTTTCTTGAAAGGTCTAATGGGAAGACAGAACAGAACGCCAACCATCGTCATCGTTTGGTCTGTTCTTCTGGCCTCCATCTTTTCGTTGCTTTGGGTCAGGATCAATCCTTTTGTCTCTGTCACTCCCGAGGCCAACCCCACTGCCGTCCCAGGAGGTGTCTTTTAG